From the genome of Cyanobium sp. ATX 6F1:
CGATGTCGGCGATGGTGGGGCGATCCAGCTCCAGCCAGAGTCGATCGCTCAGGTGGCGCTCCAGCTGGTCGAGGATGAAGGCGGCCTTCTCCAAGGCGCGCTCGATCGGAAGGCTTGTGACCCCGAAGAGGTGGTGCAGACGGGCGCTCTCGGGGCCCTGCCTGACCTCCCCGGCGGCCGTGGAAAGCCAGCGCACCACCCTGGCCTGCGCAAGGGGCTCACTGGGGAGCCATTGGCCGTCGCCCTGGAGGGCCGCCAGGTAGTAGAGGATCGCCTGGGCATCGGAAAGGATGGTGTCGTCCGTTT
Proteins encoded in this window:
- a CDS encoding glutathione S-transferase family protein, with product MLRLYGHELSGNSYKVRLLLELLGVPYEWVRVDLMQGEHKSEPFLTLNPFGQVPVLETDDTILSDAQAILYYLAALQGDGQWLPSEPLAQARVVRWLSTAAGEVRQGPESARLHHLFGVTSLPIERALEKAAFILDQLERHLSDRLWLELDRPTIADIAVFPYVALAGDGGIDLAPYPNVRAWIGRIQALPGYKPMAGLKA